Part of the Candidatus Zixiibacteriota bacterium genome, TCTTAAATATTGGATAACCTTCCTTTTTTCTGTACCAGGCATAATAGATGAAGCACAATAAAATCCAGGCAGGCCCGGCTATCCTTCCAATGGTGTGAGTCAGGACCACCATAAAGAGAATAGTAGCTACACCTAACATACCGATGACTCCCAGCAGAGGGAAATCTACTTTCCTTCCCTTATACCCTATTTTTATATTCAAAGGCATCTTATAAGGTCTGGGAGTATAGGGGTCTGAGAACCTGAGTTTTATCAAGGCAATAAAGACTAAAGTATAACCTAAAGTGGCACCAAAGGCATACATATTTCCTAAG contains:
- a CDS encoding APC family permease, with translation TGVMGASRLTYSLSKFGIISPWFNAVHPKFRTPARTIIIFSMIGIVETVLSFLTPSAIDTLGNMYAFGATLGYTLVFIALIKLRFSDPYTPRPYKMPLNIKIGYKGRKVDFPLLGVIGMLGVATILFMVVLTHTIGRIAGPAWILLCFIYYAWYRKKEGYPIFKSIKHNWEKEQIEVLTSAEEYDLLEQYKNALAERDKKRVQIK